ACCTTGAAAGATTGAGGCTTTCATATTATATGTAAGTAGCTTTAAGATTGATGTTGTGGCGTAGCGTTTTGAGAATTTACTTGTTGATTTATTGTTTtgcttttttgttattttgttatGATGAAATGTGACtatctgaaaattcaatatgcATTATGTACCTTTGCATTTGAGTGGATGCTTATAGGTTGTTTTATAGATTTACTTGTTGGAGGTATTTTTTTCAAACTGAAATAATGTAGAATTTACTGCTTTTGTGCCTGTCGTGTTTAAAAGAACAATCCTCTAGCATTAATATGCTGCTATTGAACTGATATGGTCTTTAAAAACCCTTGTACAAATTTTCCAATTCCTAACTATAATCTATATGTTTACTTCAGACTTCTGTTCATATTCATGATCTTGTATCTCATGAATTACAGTGCTTGCTGTCTTCTAACTCGAAACCAGCATTGGTCTGATTATTGGTCCGATTTGCAAACTTAGCGACTCCCTATAATCTTCTAGATCGGTGCATGCCCTTCcttaaacttataaaaattttgaagCCAAATTGGATTCTGCAATATTATATGCATAAAAGGAATAGAAATTAGCCATAAAAGATCCATACTATTGACTTGCAGCAGACAGTAATGTAGTCGCACACATAATTGACTGTTATTGTTTTTCCTGTTTGGGAGGGTGTTTTATTCGGAGATCAGAGATGGATAATACTTTGTTTCCTTTCAATTGTCATACATGCAAAGGTCTTTTTCTGTGAGACTATGATATAGAAGTATAATACTACATTAGAGATCTAAAGTAGTGCATCCGTCTCAATGTAGTTGACGTGTTTCAGTTTGGACAAATTTTCCATAGTTTTGGGATGGAGGGTGTAGTAGATTTATATCCGCCCTCAAAGTTTTGATCACTGTTGAATAATCACTTGGTTGATAAATTTTCTTATACACTTGACAAAACAATAGAACATGTACTTCACTTTCGTTATGATTTCAACATCTAGTGGTTGATTTATCTCGTTCTATTAAACTGGCCTTAGCTTGACatgcttctttttctttgtttcGCTCTTATGTTTTTGGTTGCAGAAGCTCTCAAACTACTTGACGGGAAAATTCTTGAAAATTTATCAGGGCCATGTCAACAAAGTATATTGCATAACTCCAACGTTCTCCGTGACAAATGGGAAGTATATTGTGAGCGGATCAGAAGATCACTGTGTTTACTTGTGGGATCTTCAAGGTAGGAATTTGATCCAAAGACTCGAAGGTCATACTGACACGGTGATCTCTGTTTCATGCCATCCGAAGCAGAACATGATTGCTTCAGCAGGCTTGGACAAAGACAAAGCTGTTAGAATTTGGGTTCAGGAGCCATGATCTCTCAGACATAATTTATCGTCTTagtttattttaacttttagtgATTCCATGTCAATGTGTAAATGAATTCATAAACTCCCAATAGTTTGTTTTACTTTTCGACTTGCGAGTTGAGATAATTCATTTCTTTAGTTGTATCATCATCTGTCTGCGAGGATCACTCATGGAAAGCCTAGGCTTCTATGTGCCATGTTGGATTTTATACGTAAATTAAATGTTATATATGCTCACAAAATTTCAGTTATTCAAGAAGTTGTATTGCATGAACTGCAAAAGATTTGTCTATtgctaaaatttgatatttctaaaattaaatcaaaaacatTTCCATGTGATCATAACGATAAGAATGCGCACATTCATCGTCTAAATGGAAGCCCAAGTGAAAGCTTATCTAAAGGCATTGAGATAATGGGATGTTATAAATTGCTTGAGCTTCGTCACCCTGCAACACTAAAGATTGCACAACTGGACAATTACGAAATTTGTTATTTGTAAAACTAGTGTTAGATTTTACATACAAATTGAACCTCACAAATCACCTTTCCAAAGTTTCTGCACATAAGAAATAGAATTGCTACAATATTCCATTTATGCGAATCACAAATTCAATTAATCAACTGTCCAACCCAGCTGGTCTTTGATAGGATAAGAGTAAGATGGCGGGTATGGTGCCATTGCAAGTCACTGGTTCTTGGACCATCCATATGTGTCTTCGGAGCCACTCTTCACTTTCGCTCTTCTTTCAGCAATCATTTCTGTATATGCCTGGAAGGAAATATGCATCATACTTCTTATTTACTGTGTTTCTATTCAGAGCTAAACTAAACTAGCATTAAAGTACTATTCCAAGAGAGTGCTACAAGAAGTCCCAAATCAATGATGCCAATTAACGGTCAACATAGTTTTAGACAAGCTCTTGTGCGGCCGTACCTAAGTTGGAGCTTTGGCTATTCAAATACATCTATTCGTTTCGCTCTAAGGAGACCCAAAGAATGAATCAGGCAGAACTGAAAAGCGAACCTTCGAACCTAAGGATAAACAGAACTTCCACTGAAGCAAGGTAGTGTTAGACATTAGCTCACATGTGATCCCACATCTAAAAATTAGAGAGGTCGACTAACATATAAGTTTGATGGGCTACTCATATTGCCAATTGATTTTAGGATGAAACATCATTATGTTTGTGTGCAGTCAGTTCTCCATTCTCATTATATATACTCTATTCAAGTCTTAATAGTAGAGGCGCACAAACCTTAGGATAAGAGTATAGAAAGATGTACCACCAAGCACATATTAGAGACGAAACTAAAACAGTGATGACGATAGAATGTAGAACCAACCAGCTGCACGTAATCAGTGACACGCCAGTCAGGGTTATTGTCCATGGCTGACACCTAACAAGAAACGGAGTAAAGAATTTGTCAATCTATGTTGAGCTAGGCACACCaaactaaataattatttagtaATCAGAACTAAAGCAGAAGTTTTTTAGATTACTGAACGAGCATATGTCTCTTTAACACAATTGAAGAAACGTTGTTATGTGTTTGTTTGCAACCTCAAGACAATCAATAACACAGTCAACACTGTATTTGCTTTGCTAACATAAGCGCTCTCCGCCCTCAAACTCCTAACCATCAACCTACAAAAATCTCATCAAGTTGTTTGAGTATGGCCGTCAATCTGTCAATTACACCGGCAGTTAAGTAAACGACAGTCAATAAAGACATCTGGTTTAGTCTAGTACCATCGCTCCCTCAGGGGCGGAGCAAAATTTGACAAAATTTTTAAAGGCCCTGTGCAATGTCATATTTTTCTGACcactttgtatctttaaacacttaacatatactatGCAATTGATATAGAGACCTTCAATTTTTCGCGGCCCTGCGCAGTCGAACATATTGAACATGCTTAGAATCTCCCTGCACTCCCTCCAATTTTCGTAGTTACCACTTACCAGTTACCACAATCTGATTATAGTTGTCCTTTCAAGATTGCAACACATTATGGTTGTACAACCCTAGCAGTTTTCTCCCACCCTAACTTCATATGATCCCACCATTTTTGCTCTCATCAGCTTCCACAACCGAAAACTGAAGAGCATTGTGGCAACATAatcattagcttaaacttttggttgagttggtacCTTATAAAAAAGCTGACGTAACTAGAAGTCACAGATTCGAATCTCAATCGCCCTTCAAATTCAACCGGAATATTTAGTGTCAGATATAAGGAGAGCATATGCTTGCATCCACATCTCTAGCCCAAggactctcgtgtgagggggttTGGTCAAAACCCCATGATATATAATCTACTCTAACGGGGCATAGCCTTTTTCTCTATGATtgacaaaaagaaaaatgagaaagTTGCTAACCCTAACCCACACCATCCTCAAATAATCCAATGTGGGTACATCTAAGAATAAGAAGACCAAGAGAACACCTCTTAGAACATGTTCTCCTCAACTGACTAACAAAGCACATTAGTATATGCTAACTAACTAATTCTGTGGCTATTTCACGCATTAGTTTTTCTAATTTCGGTTTTTTTCCTGCGATTTTagtaaaattaccaaaaaattaTTACAGCAATTCAAGGCCTAACAAAAAGAATGATTTTATCAGAAAAAGCAAAGAGAATCCAACAATTGATAACAGTACGAACAAACAACTAAGATgggtaaaagaaaaaattagagCAAATAAAGTTTAGAAATCTCACCAAGCAGGTTTAGTGTCCCAAACAGAATCATATTCAAGGGAGAGTGAATTGAGATAAGCTTCCATATCATTTACAACGCCATTTTCATCAGTGAATATAGGGTTAACCTCAGCTTGATCATTGGACTTGCTTCTCAATTTTACATTTTTGGAGGTTAAATTAACAGCTTTAAGAATATTTGAAGAGGATTTAGACCCAAAGATTGGATTTTGGAGTTGGGTTTTTGTTGATAGCAAGTGAATATGGGTTTGCAAGGGAAGAGACGAAGATATAAGTGGAAGAACACCCATTTTTTTCAGAAACCGTCGAAGATTTTTTGTGCCTCATATTTCAGATACTCAACTTTGTATCTTTACTTGCACGCCTTCTAGTAGATTACGGATAAAATACGGAGTACTCCTCTTGAGCACGCATTTTGCATTATCATTTGTTCAAAGGAACTCATTTTGCATCTAGGACTAGATAAACTCATTTTGCATCTAGGACtagataaaacaaaatattctattataatttaaaataatgtaaaataaataacacAAATTACAGTCTAAATCcaaggaaaagggaaaaaaaaatttgggaaTTGATATCCAAGCTACAAATTACAAAGTCTAATTGCAAAATAGTTTGTTGAGAATCTTAACTTATTAGGTACATAGATTTTGaattatcaaacaattttttattagtgCTTGTTGATATCGTAAAACAAATTGAGTTTTAACTTAATTGATAAATTAACGAATTCAATTTC
This Amaranthus tricolor cultivar Red isolate AtriRed21 chromosome 13, ASM2621246v1, whole genome shotgun sequence DNA region includes the following protein-coding sequences:
- the LOC130798501 gene encoding uncharacterized protein LOC130798501 isoform X1; the encoded protein is MGVLPLISSSLPLQTHIHLLSTKTQLQNPIFGSKSSSNILKAVNLTSKNVKLRSKSNDQAEVNPIFTDENGVVNDMEAYLNSLSLEYDSVWDTKPAWCQPWTITLTGVSLITCSWLVLHSIVITVLVSSLICAWWYIFLYSYPKAYTEMIAERRAKVKSGSEDTYGWSKNQ
- the LOC130798501 gene encoding uncharacterized protein LOC130798501 isoform X3 → MGVLPLISSSLPLQTHIHLLSTKTQLQNPIFGSKSSSNILKAVNLTSKNVKLRSKSNDQAEVNPIFTDENGVVNDMEAYLNSLSLEYDSVWDTKPAWCQPWTITLTGVSLITCSWHIQK
- the LOC130798501 gene encoding uncharacterized protein LOC130798501 isoform X2, which produces MGVLPLISSSLPLQTHIHLLSTKTQLQNPIFGSKSSSNILKAVNLTSKNVKLRSKSNDQAEVNPIFTDENGVVNDMEAYLNSLSLEYDSVWDTKPAWCQPWTITLTGVSLITCSWLVLHSIVITVLVSSLICAWWYIFLYSYPKWKFCLSLGSKVRFSVLPDSFFGSP